The Haloferax volcanii DS2 DNA segment CGCGTCGGCGACGTGCCGCAAATCGGCTCGGGCTTCTACGCCTCCCCGGCCGGCGGCGCGTCGACCACGGGAGCGGGCGAAGACATCGCGCGCGTGACGCTCGCGCGCCGCGCCGTCGGCCACCTCGAGCGGGGCTGCGACGCCCAGACCGCGGCCGACCTCGCCATCGAGGAGTTCGGCGAACTCACCGGGTCGTCGGCGGGGATCATCCTCCTCGACGACGAGGGCTTCGGCTCGGCGTACAACTCCGACGGGATGCAGACCAGCACCGCGTCGAAGTAGTCTCAATCGAGCGTCTGCGACCGCTCGCCCGGCCGCGCCGGCGGTCGCCGCCACGGTTTACTCGGTTCGGTCCTTGCAGTTCCCCATGAGCGATTGGACCGCGGCCGACGCCCCCGACCTCTCGGGGAAGACCGTCATCGTCACCGGCGCGAACAGCGGCCTCGGCTTCGAAGCGACGCGCGCGTTCGCCGAGAAGGGCGCGCACGTCGTCATGGCCTGCCGGAGCCTCGACCGCGGCGAGGACGCGATGGCCGACATCCGCGACTCGGTGCCGGCGGCCTCGCTGACCCTCTCGGAACTCGACCTCGCCGACCTCGACTCCGTCCGGCGGTTCGCCGACGAGTTCGCCGCCGAACACGGGTCGCTACACGTCCTCTGCAACAACGCCGGCGTGATGGCGATTCCCCGGCGGGAGACCGCACAGGGCTTCGAGACGCAGTTCGGCGTGAACCACCTCGGTCACTTCGTCCTGAGCGCCCGCCTGTTTCCGACGCTCCGCGACACGCCCGGCGAGACGCGACTCGTCGCGATGTCGAGCGGCCTCCACGAGCGCGGCCGGATGGAGTTCGACGACCTGCAAGGCGAACGCGACTACGACGAGTGGGACGCCTACGCCCAGAGCAAGCTCTCGAACCTGCTTTTCGCGTTCGAACTCGACCGCCGGCTGACCGCCGCGGGCATCGACGACGTGCTGAGCGTGGGCGCGCACCCCGGGTACGCGGCCACGAACCTCCAGTTCCGCGGCCCCGAGGCCTCCGGGTCGACGCTCCGGTATTGGATGAGCAAGCTCGGCAACGCGATATTCGCCCAGTCGGCCGAGATGGGCGCGCTCCCGCTCCTGTACGCTGCCACGTCGCCGGCCGTCGAAAGCGGGGAGTACGTCGGCCCGCAGGGGCTGTTCGGCATGCGCGGCACCCCCGGCATCGCGGAGCCGAGCGACCGCGCCAGAGACCCCGAGACCGCCGCCCGGCTCTGGGACGTGTCGGAGGAGCTCACCGACACGCGGTTCCGGCTGGCCTGATTCACCACCTGTCTCGGACGAGCGCCGGGAGGCGAGACGGCCAAATACTGCGGCGTGCTATCTACTCCCGTGACCGAATCAACGCCGACAATCACCCGGAGCGTCGCCGACGCTCTCGTCTCCACCTGCCGAACGACCCTCGAGGACTCCCTGCGGAGCGTCGTCCACTTCACCCGCGACGACTTCGACGTGCTGTATGTCCGACGGAACCTCCACGACGGCGACGAGGCCGCGGCGCGCGCAGCGAGCGCCGGACTCGTCGAGAGCGAGCGCACCGGATTCGGCCCGCGAGAGACCTACAACGCCGGCGCGACCGGCGCGACCTCCGACTTCGGCGAGTACGAGTTCACCCTGCGCGTCTTCTCGGACGGCTTCGTCGGCCGCGTCGTGGGCGGCGACCGCGGCGTCATCGTCACCACCGACGAACTCGAACTCTCGGAGTTCGAGGAGATGGAAGTCGCGCTCCGCCGGATGCTCGAAACGACCACCGCCGGGTGAACCGACTCGCCGGCGGGCGTGACGACTCCTCGAGCGCTGTCGGTCTCGTTGGTCGGTCGTCCGGTGTCTACACTCCCTCGACGAGTCGCTCTAGCTGCTCCGGCGGCACCGCTCCTCGCGCGGCGTAGCCCTCGTACGCGAAGGTTGGGACACCGGTGACGCCGTGCTGCTGGGCCTCACTGAATCGTTCGCGCACTTCGGCCCGAAGCGTTTCGTCGTCGAGCGCGGACGCGACTTCCTCGCCGTCGATGCCCACCGATTCGGCGAGTTCGACGAGCACCGCCTCGTCGCCGATGTCTTTGCCGTCCTGCCAGAGCGCCTCGAAGACCGACTCGTCGAACGCGAGCCACGTCTCGTAGTCGGCGTGTCCCTTCAGGTAGTACGAGACGATTTGCGCCGGCAGCGAGTCAACGTCGGTCCCGAGGTCAAGCGTCATCTCGACGTCGTACCGTTCTTGTAACCGACGGACCCCCTGCTTCGCTTGCTCGTAGTAGTCTTCGTCTTTTCCGTCGTCGACCGAGAAGTCGATGCTTCCGTCGGGGCGGCGCTTCTGACTCCGCAGGTCGAACGGATGCCAGTCGATATCGAGTTCCTCGTCTCTCGTCTCTTGATACTGCGACAGGGACTGCCTCCCGAGGTAGCAAAAGGGACACACGTAGTCCGAGTAGACCGTTATCGCCTGGTCGGCGTCTGAACTCATGCGTATTTGTCTCTCCTACGGTTACAAAAACGGCGCGGTCGCGGGCGACCAGTTCGAATGCCGACGCTACTGAGTTGCAGAGAGCGAACGGCCGCGAGGAGAGTAGCCGACCGCCTCAGCGTCCGAACAGACGCTGCCTGAGGCTTCGGTCGGTGGCGCGCTCCACCAAGAGAACCGCGTGGTCGGTGTCGTTGACCACGTCGAGGTGCAGCGAGTCGGTCAGGAGTCGAGTGAGAAGGCCCCGTTCGGTCGCTCCCATCAGCACCATCGAGTGGCTGTCGGCCCGGTCGGCGATGGCTCGTTCGATGTCGCCGGAATCGTCGACGATTCGCGCCGCGTCCTGCAGGCCGTGTTCGGTCGCCCAGTCGGAGAGGAACGCCTCGCCCCGTTCGCGGTCGTGTCGTTCATACGAGACGATACGCTCGAGTCGGGCTTAGACCTGTCTCGACCCGTCGCTTCGCGTGAATTCGTAGTCCGCTCGTTCTGATGGTCATGACTTACACAATTAATGTTAATAGTTCTACGAGAGTACACCCGGACGCCAACCATGGTGAGTGTTACCGACCTACAGACGATGTACGAGCAGATGGTGACCGCTCGGCACTACGAGGAGCGACTAGTGGACGAGTACCTCGTCGGCAAACAGCCGGCGTTCGACATCTCGGCGGGGCCGATTCCCGGCGAACTGCACCTCGCGGCCGGCCACGAGGCGTCCGGGGCGGGCGTCTGCATGCACCTCCGCGACGACGACACGGTGACCGCGCCGCACCGACCGCACCACATCGCCATCGCGAAGGGCGTCGACCTCAAGCGCATGACGGCCGAGATTTTCGGCCGGAAGACGGGGCTGTGCCGCGGGAAGGGCGGCCACATGCACCTGTTCGACCCCGACGTGAACTTCGCGTGTGCGGGCATCATCGCGCAGGGCTGTCCGCCGGCGGTCGGCGCGGCGATGGCCGCGAAAAAGCGGAACACCGACTCGGTCGCCGTCGCCTTCCTCGGCGAGGGCGCTATCGACCAGGGCGGCTTCCTCGAATCGCTGAACCTCGCGGCGGTCCACGACCTCCCGGTCGTCTTCGTCGTCGAGGACAACGACTGGGCCATCAGCATGCCGAAAGACCGCGTGACCGACGTGCAGAACGGCGCACAGCGCGCCGCCGGCTTCGACCTGCCGGGCGTCCGCATCGACTCCGACGACGCCACGGCGGTCTACGAGGCCGCGGGCGAGGCCGTGATGCGCGCCCGCGACGGCAACGGGCCGACGCTCATCGAGGTGCAGGTCCACCGCCGGATGGGTCACTTCATGGGCGACGCCGAGGCGTACCGCCCGGAGGCCGACATCGACCGCGCGAAACAGCGCGACTCCATCGAGCGACTCGCCGCGGACCTCCGCTCGCACGGCGTGACCGACGACGACATCGACGAGATGCGGGAGCGCGCCCACGGGCGGGTCGAGGCGGCGATTTCGTGGGCGAAAGAACAGCCCGAACCCGAGCCGGCGGAGGCGTACGAGAACGTGTTCACGAACCCGCCGGCGCAGGCGGCGACCGACGGCGGGAGCGCGGCAGACGCGCCGGGCGACGCCGGCGAGACGGGAGGCGACAACTGATGGCGACCGAATCACGAGACTACACGGAGGCGACCGAGACGGACCGCGAACTGACCATGAGCCGGGCGATGGTGGAAGCCATCGCGTGGGAGATGCGCGAGAACGAGGAGGTGTTCTACATGGGCGAGGACGTCGCCGACTACGGCGGCATCTTCTCCAGTACGACGGGCCTCTTGGACGAGTTCGGTCGCGACCGCGTGATGGACGTTCCCATCAGCGAGACGGCCTACCTCGGCGCGGCCGTCGGGGCCGCACAGGCCGGCATGCGCCCGATTGCCGAACTGATGTTCGTCGACTTCTTCGGCGTCGCCATGGACCAGATCTACAACAACATGGCGAAGAACACCTACATGAGCGGCGGCTCGTTCTCCGTGCCGATGGTGCTGACCACGGCCGTCGGCGGCACCTACAACGACGCCGGCCAGCACTCCCAGACGCTCTACGGGACCTTCGCCCACCTGCCGGGGATGAAAGTCGTCGTCCCCTCGACGGCCTACGACGCCAAGGGGTTGATGCACACCGCCATCCGCGACGACGACCCGGTCGTCTACATGTTCCACAAGCGTCTCATGGGTCTCGGCTGGATGCCGTCGCCCTCGGGGCCGAAGACCGGCGTCTCCGAGGAGGACTACGCGATTCCGTTCGGCGAGGCCGACGTGAAGCGCCCCGGCGACGACGTGACCGTCGTCACCCTCGGCCTGCACGTCCACCGGGCGATGGAGGCCGCGGAACGGCTCGACGACGACGGCATCGACGCCGAGGTCATCGACCTCCGGACGCTCGTGCCGCTCGACACCGAGACGGTGCTCGACTCGGTCCGCAAGACCGGGAAGCTCCTCGTCGTCGACGAGGACTACCGGTCGTTCGGCGTGACGGGCGAGATAATCGCGCGGGCCGCCGAGGGCGCGCTGGACGACCTCTCGGCGGTCAAGCGGCTGGCCATCCACGACGTGCCGATTCCCTACGCCCGCCCGCTGGAAGACGAGGTCAACCCCGGCACCGACGACATCGCGGCGGCCGTCCGCGAACTCCACGAGTGACGGGCGAGTCGGAACCGAACGGGGGTCGCGCATGACGGACGCCGCGGACGTGAACTCGGCGGACTCGTGGCCCGACGACGCCGACGACGTGGCCGAGGGCTACCTCGCCAACTGGTTCGTCCGCGAGGGCTCGGCGGTCGACGCGGGCGAGACGCTCTGCGAGATACAGGTCGAGAAGGTGAGCATCGACGTGGCCGCGCCGACGACGGGGACGGTCACGGAGATAGTCGTGGCAGAAGGCGACGACTTCGCCCGCGGCGACGTGCTCGCGCGGGTGCAACCGAGCGCCTGAATCGGGCTTTTTTCTTCAGTCGTCGCCGGCGCGGTACGCCGCGCCGAGCGCCCGGTCCATCAGCTCTCGGTGGGCCTCGCGGACCCGCTCGCCGTCGCCGGGGCGACGCTGTTCGTACCGGCCGTCGCTGTCCATCACCCAGCGCCGGCGGTTGTCCGACAGGAGCGCGTCGAGGACGGCGTCGAGTTCGGCGCGGTGCTCGGGGTCTTCGACGGGCGCGACGGCCTCGACCCGGCGGTCGAGGTTGCGGGTCATCCAGTCGGCGGAGCCGACGTAGTAGTCCGGCTCGCCCCCGTTCTCGAAGTAGAAGATACGCGAGTGTTCGAGGAACCGGCCGACGACGCTCGACACCGAGACGTGCTCCGAGAGCCCCTCGATGCCGGGTCTGAGCCGACAGATACCGCGGACCACGAGGTCGATGTCGACGCCGGCCATCGACGCCTCGTACAGTTCGCGGACCATCGCGGGGTCTTCGAGCGCGTTCATCTTGGCGACGATGCGGGCGTCGCGGCCGGCGCGGGCGTGGTCGGCCTCCCGGCGGACGAGCCGGGTCATCTCCTCGCGGAGGTTCGTCGGCGCGACCAGCAGTTTCCGGTACGTCTCCTGCCGCGAGTGGCCGGTGAAGAAGTTGAACAGGCGAACGAGGTCGTGGCCGATGTCGGGGTCGGCGGTGAACAGCCCGAGGTCGGTGTAGAGCTTCGCGGTCTGGGAGTGGTAGTTGCCGGTGGCGACGTGGGAGTACAGCCGCACCTCGTCGCCCTCCTCGCGGACGACGAGCGCGGTCTTCGTGTGCGTCTTCAGCCCGATAGTGCCGTAAGCGACGTGGATGCCTTCCTCTTCGAGGCGACGGACCCACCGGAGGTTGTTCTCCTCGTCGAACCGCGCTTTGAGTTCGACCATCACCGCGACCTGCTTGCCGTTCTTGGCGGCCTCGATGAGCGTCTCGATGACCTCGGAGTCCGGCGCGGTCCGGTAGATGGTGGCTTTGATGGCCAGCACGTCGGGGTCGGCCGCGGCCGCCGCGAGGAACGTCCCCACCGTGCCCGTAAACGAGTGGTACGGGTGGTGGACGAGCACGTCCTTCCGGGCGATTTCGGTGAACACCGAGTCGGGGTCGTCGGCGGAGCGGCCGGCGAACCGTGGGTGGGGCTGGGGCGTCCACGGCGCGACTTCGAGTTCCGGCCGGTCGAGGTCGAAAAGCGACGCGAGCGCGCCGTAGTCCAGCGGCAGGTCGCGCTCGAACACCTCGCGGTCGTCCACGCCGAGCTGTTCTGCGAGCAGGTCGCGGACGACCTCGGGCGTGCCCGACTGGACCTCCAAGCGGACCACCGTGGCGAATCGGCGCTGGCGGAGCACGTCCTCTATCGTGGCGATGAGCCCCTCTGCGACCTCCTCGTTGCGGCGGACCTCGGCGTTCCGCGTCACCCTGAACGCGGAGGTGTCGACGACCTCGACGTTCGGGAACAGCAGGTCGATGTTGCGCTCCATGACGGCCACGAGCGGGACGAACCTGACGGGTCCCGCGGGGCCGTCGTCGTCCGCCCTCCCTCCCGCGTCGCCGACGCGCTCGTCCACGTTGACGAGTCGCGGGCGGTTGCCGGGGACTTTGACCCGCGAGAACTTCGTCGGCTCCTCCGGGCCCTCGGTCGTGCGGACCGCGAGCGACAGCGAGAGGTTCGAGATGAACGGGAACGGATGGGCCGGCTCGAACGTCAGGGGCGTCAGCGTCGGCAGGACCGACGCCTCGAAGTAGTCGCGGAGGGCCGCCCGCTCGTCGGGCGCGAGGTCGTCGTAGCCGACGATGTCGATGCCGGCGTCGGTGAGCGCGGGGCGGACGAGGTCGTGGAAGCAGTCGGACTGTCGGTCGAGCAGGTCGCGGGCGCGGTCGAGGACGAGCGACCACTGCTGGCTCGGCGTCCGGCCGTCGGGCGAGGGTTCGCTCACGCCGGCGGCCATCTGCTGTTTCAGCCCGCCGACGCGCTTCATGAAGAACTCGTCGAGGTTCGAGGTGAGAATCGAGAGGAACTTGACGCGCTCGAAAAGCGGGTTGCGGTCGTCTCTCGCCTCGTGAAGGACGCGCTCGTGGAAGGCGAGTTCGCTGAGTTCGCGGTTGAGATACAGCGCGGGGTCTGCGAGGTCGGCGTCGACCGGATTCGACTCGTCGTCGTCGCGGTCGCGAACGCGGACCGGCGCGGTCGCCTGCCCCTGACCGGCCTGTCGGCCCTGCGAGTCGCCGCCGCGAACCTCGTCGTCGGACATGTGCTTGAGAGGAGATGGTTCGGCGGCGGCCTTTAGTTCGCCGCCTCCGTCGTCGCCGCCACCGTCGCCTCGGGGGCTCAGACCAGCGCGGGCTGGCGGGGTTCGAGAATCTTCGAGTCCTTGCGGGACTCGTGGGTGACCTCGGAGTCGACGGCGACGAGTTCGTCGGCGTGGAGGTCGTAGGCCGTCAGCGCGCCGCCGTAGACCGCGCCCGTGTCGAGGCCCATCGCGTACTCGAAGACGGCGGGGTGGGCCATCACGGTGTGCCCGAAGAAGACGCGCTCGGGACCCTCGTAGTACTCGAACCAGAACGGGCCGTCGTAGCTGTCGCCGGGGTTCATCGCCCGGGTGTTTTCGAGTTCGTCGACGCTGTGTTCGGAAAGCGGCTTTTCGGGGTGGACGCCGCCGTGGACGACGATGGCGTCTTCCCACGTGATGGCGACCGGGAGGTTCGAAATCCATTCGAGGTCGTCGTCTGTCAGCGCGTCTAGCTCCTTCGTGCCGCGGATGAGCTTTTCTTCGTTGTTGCCGCGGACGGTCAGGAAGTTGTCGCGCTCGCGGACGTAGTCCACGACGCCCTTGCTGTCGGGGCCCTTCCGCACGAGGTCGCCGACGAAGACGACGAGGTCGTCCTCGGAGGGTTCGAGCCGGTCGACGAGGCGTTCGAGCGCCGGCAGACAGCCGTGTACGTCGCCGACGACGTACACGTCGTCCCAGTCGTCGATGTCGACTCGAAGGTGTTGCTCGGCGACGTCGGGGTGGAAGGACGGGACACTCATTGGAAACGTTCTCTCCTCTGCCTGAAGACGGCTACCTAAGAAAGGGTTGCTAGTTTCGAACTATTGTGCTATATAGACATGGCTGTGGGTCTCACGCACGCCGCGCGAGCCGCCGGCGACGACCCGCCCTCTGTCGCCGGCCATCCCGCAATCGCTTTCCGGCGCGGCCGCGAAGTCGCGGCCATGAGCATCGGACCCCTCGACGACGAGACGGTCGAGAAGTATCGAGAGGCAGGGGAGGTCCTCCGCACGGTGTTGGACGAGTCGGCCGAGATGGTCGAACCCGGCGTCACCCACCTTGAAGTCGCCGAACACGCCGAAGCGCGCATCCGCGAACTCGCCGATGGCTGTGCGTTCCCGGTCAACATCAGTATCAACGAGGAGGCGTCGCACGCCAGCCCCGGCCGCGACGACGACACCGTGTTCGGCGAGGACATGGTCTGTCTGGACGTCGGCGTCCACGTCGACGGCTACATCGCAGACTCCGCGGTGACAGTCGACCTCTCGGGCAACGACGAACTCGTCGAGTCCGCCGAGGAGGCGCTCGACGCCGCCCTCGACATGGTCGAAGCGGGCGCGCACACCGGGAAAATCGGCGCGGAAATCGAGGACGTGATTCGCGGCTACGGCTACACGCCCGTCCTCAACCTCTCGGGCCACGGCGTCGAGCAGTGGGACGCCCACACCGACCCGACCATCCCGAACCGCGGCGCAGAGCGCGGCGTCGAACTCGAAGTCGGTGACGTGGTCGCCATCGAACCGTTCGCCACCGACGGCACGGGCAAGGTCACCGAGGGGTCGAAAAACGAGATTTACAGCCTCGTCAACGACCGCTCGGTCCGCGACCGCATGTCGCGCAAACTGCTCGACGAGGTGCGCGAGGAGTACAAACTGCTCCCCTTCGCGGCCCGCTGGTTCGAGGGCGGTCGCTCAGAGATGGCGATTCGCCGGCTCGAACAGCAGGGTATCCTCCGCGGCTACCCCGTGCTGAAAGAGGAAGACGGCGCGATGGTCGGACAGGCCGAAGACACCATCATCGTCACCGAAGACGGCTACGAGAACCTCACGCGATAGTCGGACGGAACCGGAGTCGGAGCCAGCACCGACCGCCCCGAGACCGAAACGGCTTGCCCGTCCGGGTCCATTGAGCCGCCATGGACCAACTGTTCGCCCCGTGGCGCATCGAGTGGGTCGCCCGCGACGACGACCAAGACGCCGACGCCGACGACCCGGACGACGACGACCGCTGTCCCTTCTGTGCGCTCCCCGAGCGCGACGACGACAGAGAGAGCAAAATCGTCGCCCGCTCGCCGCACTCGTTCGTCCTCCTGAACAACTACCCCTACGCGCCGGGGCACGTCATGGTCATCCCGCACCGCCACACCGGCGAGTTCGCCGCCCTCTCGGACGCGGAACTCCTCGACCACGCCCGGCTCAAATCGAAGACGCTCGCCGCGTTGGACGCCGCCTTCGACCCCGCCGGGTTCAACGCGGGCGAGAACCTCGGCGGCTCGGCCGCCGGCGGCTCCATCGACGACCACCTCCACACCCACGTCGTCCCGCGGTGGAACGGCGACACCAACTTCATGCCGGTCATCTCCGACACGAAAGTGCTCGTGCAGGCGCTCGACGACTCCTACGACCAGATTCACGAAGCGTTCGCCGGCCTCGACGGGGCACTCGCCGACGGCGACGACGACGCGGTTCGCTTCGAATTAGACTGACCCTAAAACTCACGTCGAGTGCATCTAATAGCCCGCTCCGGCCCGAAGCGCATTTGAACCCCTCTCCCGAAAGCCACGGTAATGGAGCGGAAGCGGGCCATCCGTCGGGTCGGATTCGTCGTCCTCGCGGCGAACGTGCTTCTCGTCGCCGGGAAGGCCGGCGTGTGGTGGACGACCGGGAGCCTGGCCCTCGGGTCCGAGGCGGTCAACAGCCTCGCGGACGCGGTTTACAGCACCATCATCCTCGGCGGCCTCTATCTGACGACGAAGCCGCCGGACTGGGAACACCCCCACGGCCACGAGCGTATCGAGCCGTTCATCTCGCTTTTCGTCGCGGTCGGCATCTTCGCCGCCGGCGGGGCGATTCTCTGGCAGAGCACGTCCAGCATCCTCGCGGGGACTTACGGCGGAGACGCGGGGACGCTCGGCGTCGTCGTCCTCGTCGTCGCGGCGGCGGCCAAGTACGTCCTCTACCGCTACTGCTACTCGGTCGGCCGCGAGCAGAACTCGCCGGCGCTCGTCGCCGCCGGCGTCGACAACCGAAACGACATCCTCACCGCCGGGGCGGCGCTCGTCGGCGTGGTCGGCGGGCAGTTCGGCTACCCCATCTTGGACCCGCTGGCCGCCATGGTCGTCTCCATCGGCATCGTCTACACCGGCTACGAAATCGTCCGCGACAACGTGAACTACCTCGTCGGGGCCGCCCCGCCGGAGTACCTCCGGGCGCTCATCGTCCAGACCGCCCTGTCGCACCCCGACGTGTACGGCGCACACGACGTGGTCGCCCACTACGTCGGCCCCGAAATCGACGTGAGCCTCCACATCGAGGTCGAAGGCGACATGACGATTGCCGAGGCTCACGACATCGAGACGTGGGTCGTGCAGGCGATTCGGAACATCGACGAGGTCGACGACGTGTTCGTCCACATCGACCCGAAGGAACTCGGGGAGTGGAAGGAAGACGACGAGACCGAGCGCTACACCATGTTCTCGCCCGACGGCGGCGACGACCGCTGACGGCCACTAACTTCCACTAACGGACGCTGACGACCGCTGACGACCGCTGGGGGTTCAAAGAAGCTTCTGGACTTCCAGCCGTAGCTCCCCGAGATACGGCACGTGGAACTGGCCTTTCGCCCGCACCCAGTCGGGTCGGACGGGCGAGGCGATGCCCCGCGCCTGGTCGTAGTAGTCGTTGTCGTCGCCGCGAGTGACGTAGCCGGCGTGCGGCGCGGGGCAGTTCAGAAGTTCCGCACAGGAGTCCGAGCCGTCGACGTAAGACGAGTTGGCCCGGTCGTACCAGTTCTCTCCGTCCTCGACCCAGAAGACCGCGCGATGGATGATGGGCGAGCCGTCGCGCGACGGCGTGTCGTAGACGACGACATCGCCCGGGCCGCCGAGCCGGCCGTAGCCCTCGCTCGCGTTGGCCGTGACCACGCCGTAGTCGTCGGCCGCGGGGCCGCCGTAGCGAACCTCCGCGGTCACGACGACGAGGTCGCCGCGTTCGAGAGTCGGTTGCATGCTCCCGCTCTCGACGGCGACCATCGGGGGCCACACGCCGCTCACCGCGAACAGCACCGCGCCGACCGCGACGACGACCGCGACCGTCGAGAGCGCGTCTCTGGCGAACGCTCGGGCCTCCGATTGACTGTCGTCGGACACGGGTGCTGTCAGCCGTCGCGTCGCTATCAATCTTGTTGCCGGCGTCGGCGTGAGAGAAACCGTTAGGGCCGGGTGGCGCGACGGTCGGGTCGTGAACGACGACTACCACCTCGTCCCCGAGTTTCCCGCCCCCGAGACGTACGTTTCCCTCCGCGACGCCGCGGAGATGCCTCCCCGGTCTCTCGCGGCCGCCGAGCGCGGCGTTCCGAACACGATTTTCGGCGTGCGCGTCGTCTTCGAGGGGGCGACCGGCGACGAGATAGTCGGTATGGGTCGGCTCGTCGGCGACGGCGGTACCGTCTTTCAGGTCGTCGACGTAGCGGTCCACCCCGACCATCAGGGCCGCGGGCTCGGCACCCGCGTGATGGACGCGCTCGTGGACTACCTCGACCGCGAGGCCCCGCCGTCGGCGTTCGTGAATCTCCTCGCCGACGTGGACGGCTACTACGAGCGCTGGGGGTTCGAACCGACCGCGCCGGCGTCGAAAGGGATGTTTCTCCGAGTGGGCGAGGGCGGCGTCCGCGGGCGCGACGAGAACTGAGAACCGAGCGGAGTGTGAATCGGCGGGGCGACGCGTCTTCGGCGCGCAACCGACCGCTCAGGCGGCGGTGGGCTCCCGCGGTTCGGGCTGTGCCTCGACCGGTTCGGCGAAGGCGTAGACGGTCTGGTGGGCGGTCACCGTCACGCGGGCGAAGTCGCCGGGTTCGAGGCCGTGTTCGGTGGCGTTCTGGACGATTATCTGGCGGTAGGCCTCGTCGCGGCATTTCACGGAGTCGCCGGTACCCTCCTCGACGACGAGCACGTCGCGCTCCGTGCCGACCATCTCGTCGTACGCGGCGGCGACGATGTCCATCTTCGCCTCGGACATCTCCTTGGAGCGCTCCTTTTTGAGCGTCCCGCCGAGGCCCTTCAGGTCCGCGGCGTCGGTGCCGGGGCGCTTCGAGAAGCGCGTGACGTTGACCTTCTCGGGGCGAACCTCGCGGAGCAGCTCCATCGACCGCTCGTGGTCCGCGTCGGTCTCGGTCGGGTAGCCGACGATGAAGTCGGTCGAGAGCGTCCAGTAGTCGAGTTCGCGGTCGAACGTCTCGACGATTTCTCTGAACTTGTCGACGCGGTGCTGGCGACGCATGTGTTCGAGCACCTCGTCGGAGCCCGACTGCACGGGCGCGTGGATGAAGTTGTAGAGCTTGTCGTGTCGGGCGAACACCGCGGCGAGTTCGTCGCGGATGCCGTGGACGCCGCCGGGGTTGGCCATGCCGACTCGGACGCGGAACTCGCCGTCGATTTCGGTGCAGATGCGGTCCAGTAGCTCGGGGAGCTTCCGGTCGCCGTTGTCCCAGCCGTAGACGCCGGTGTCCTGGCCCGTGATGCGGAGTTCCTTCGCGCCGGCGTGGACGAGCGCCCGCGCCTTCTCGACGTTCTCGTCGACCGAGGGCGAATCCACCCGGCCGGTGGCGAACTTCGTGATGCAGTACGAGCAGTTCGACATACAGCCGCGGGCGATGGGCAGGATGCCGACCACGCCGTCCAAGACGGGTTCGACGCCGGGGCCGGGGGTCGGACACTCGCCGTTGGTGACGGCGGCCGGCACGTCGTCCCAGTGGAGAATCTGGGCGTCGATGCCCTCCTCGCGGAAGTCGTTGCCCTGCGCGAGCGCCATACAGCCCGTGATGATGAGGTCCGCCGTCTCCGCCGCCAGCTCTTTGGCCCGACGGAGCATGTTCCGCTCCGTCTTCTCCACGACCGTACAGGTGTTCATGATGGCGACATCGGCCTCCTCGGGCCCGTCGACGCGGTAGTGGCCGGCGTCGCGGAGCGCGCTCTCGATGGCGCGGCTCTCGCCGCGGTTCGAGGTGCAGCCGTATGTCTCGATGTGGTATCGGGCCATTCGGTTATCCCACGTACCGGGTCAGCGGGCAAAAACGCCGCGGTCTCCCCCGAGACTGCCGGCGTCCGCGACCCGTGATAGCGTCTCTCGGGGGTCGTCTGCGCGCTCCCTCCGGAGCGTCATCGCCGCATCCGCAGTCTGCCCTCCGCTTTTTCCGCCTCTCACCTCCCGCTTCCC contains these protein-coding regions:
- a CDS encoding thiamine pyrophosphate-dependent dehydrogenase E1 component subunit alpha → MYEQMVTARHYEERLVDEYLVGKQPAFDISAGPIPGELHLAAGHEASGAGVCMHLRDDDTVTAPHRPHHIAIAKGVDLKRMTAEIFGRKTGLCRGKGGHMHLFDPDVNFACAGIIAQGCPPAVGAAMAAKKRNTDSVAVAFLGEGAIDQGGFLESLNLAAVHDLPVVFVVEDNDWAISMPKDRVTDVQNGAQRAAGFDLPGVRIDSDDATAVYEAAGEAVMRARDGNGPTLIEVQVHRRMGHFMGDAEAYRPEADIDRAKQRDSIERLAADLRSHGVTDDDIDEMRERAHGRVEAAISWAKEQPEPEPAEAYENVFTNPPAQAATDGGSAADAPGDAGETGGDN
- a CDS encoding lipoyl domain-containing protein, which codes for MTDAADVNSADSWPDDADDVAEGYLANWFVREGSAVDAGETLCEIQVEKVSIDVAAPTTGTVTEIVVAEGDDFARGDVLARVQPSA
- a CDS encoding alpha-ketoacid dehydrogenase subunit beta, whose amino-acid sequence is MATESRDYTEATETDRELTMSRAMVEAIAWEMRENEEVFYMGEDVADYGGIFSSTTGLLDEFGRDRVMDVPISETAYLGAAVGAAQAGMRPIAELMFVDFFGVAMDQIYNNMAKNTYMSGGSFSVPMVLTTAVGGTYNDAGQHSQTLYGTFAHLPGMKVVVPSTAYDAKGLMHTAIRDDDPVVYMFHKRLMGLGWMPSPSGPKTGVSEEDYAIPFGEADVKRPGDDVTVVTLGLHVHRAMEAAERLDDDGIDAEVIDLRTLVPLDTETVLDSVRKTGKLLVVDEDYRSFGVTGEIIARAAEGALDDLSAVKRLAIHDVPIPYARPLEDEVNPGTDDIAAAVRELHE
- a CDS encoding DUF7522 family protein, which gives rise to MTESTPTITRSVADALVSTCRTTLEDSLRSVVHFTRDDFDVLYVRRNLHDGDEAAARAASAGLVESERTGFGPRETYNAGATGATSDFGEYEFTLRVFSDGFVGRVVGGDRGVIVTTDELELSEFEEMEVALRRMLETTTAG
- a CDS encoding oxidoreductase, with translation MSDWTAADAPDLSGKTVIVTGANSGLGFEATRAFAEKGAHVVMACRSLDRGEDAMADIRDSVPAASLTLSELDLADLDSVRRFADEFAAEHGSLHVLCNNAGVMAIPRRETAQGFETQFGVNHLGHFVLSARLFPTLRDTPGETRLVAMSSGLHERGRMEFDDLQGERDYDEWDAYAQSKLSNLLFAFELDRRLTAAGIDDVLSVGAHPGYAATNLQFRGPEASGSTLRYWMSKLGNAIFAQSAEMGALPLLYAATSPAVESGEYVGPQGLFGMRGTPGIAEPSDRARDPETAARLWDVSEELTDTRFRLA
- a CDS encoding DsbA family oxidoreductase; its protein translation is MSSDADQAITVYSDYVCPFCYLGRQSLSQYQETRDEELDIDWHPFDLRSQKRRPDGSIDFSVDDGKDEDYYEQAKQGVRRLQERYDVEMTLDLGTDVDSLPAQIVSYYLKGHADYETWLAFDESVFEALWQDGKDIGDEAVLVELAESVGIDGEEVASALDDETLRAEVRERFSEAQQHGVTGVPTFAYEGYAARGAVPPEQLERLVEGV